The following proteins are co-located in the Scyliorhinus canicula unplaced genomic scaffold, sScyCan1.1, whole genome shotgun sequence genome:
- the LOC119960849 gene encoding zinc finger protein 239-like — MEGKSTIHSGEKPYTCSVCGRGYSQSTGLSKHKRWSHGEKPWKCGDCGKGLRSPSDLETHRRSHTGEKPFTCSVCGKGFSQFCHLLTHQRIHTGERPFICSKCGKGFTQSSHLLTHQRVHTDERPFKCSDCGKCFKSTRELMYHQRLHTDEKPFRCSHCGTGFKQSSVLIIHQRIHTGERPFTCSVCGKGFTQSSDLLSHRWVHSGEKPFTCTVCGKGFTRSSILLKHQWLHSEERSALVLQVKE, encoded by the coding sequence atggaaggaaaaagcactattcacagtggggagaaaccatacacgtgttctgtgtgtgggcgaGGCTACAGCCAATCAACTGGCCTGTCAAAACACAAACGCTGGTCGCAcggggagaaaccgtggaaatgtggggactgtgggaagggattaagaTCCCCGTCTGATCTGGAAACTCATCGGcgcagtcacaccggggagaaacccttcacctgctccgtgtgtggaaaAGGATTCTCTCAGTTCtgccacctgctgacacaccagcgaattcacactggagagaggccattcatctgctccaagtgtggaaagggattcactcagtcatcccacctgctgacacaccagagagttcacactgatgaaagaccttttaaatgctcagactgtgggaagtgctttaaaagtACCAGGGAGCTGATGTACCATCAGCGtcttcacactgacgagaaaccgttccggtgctctcactgcgggactgggttcaaacAATCATCTGTCCTCAttatacatcagcgaattcacactggggagaggccgttcacctgctctgtgtgtgggaagggattcactcagtcatctgacCTACTGTCACACAGAtgggttcactctggggagaagccatttacctgcactgtgtgtgggaagggattcactcgttcATCCATCTTGCTGAAACACCAGTGgcttcacagtgaggagagatccGCTCTCGTGCTCCAAGTGAAGGAATGA